The genomic stretch GATGATACTCTTTTTATGAGGTTTTCATAATGCTTAACTAATGCTAGTAATTCATCTGCTTTTTCATACTCTCTCTCAGCAACAAATACTTTGATTCTTGTAGTATGTATTATCGATTCTATAGTCGCGAACAATGCTCTTGTGTAAGGTATTGATTTTACATCGTTTTTTTCAATGTGAATTATTCTACACTTGAAAATGGTTTTTGTTTTAGTTTCCTCTATTACTTCAACTAAAAACTCCAAGTTGAAATTGGCCTCTCTAATAAGAGGTGCTTGGACTTTATGTGACTTTTGAAATGTAATTTTAGATAGCATTCTTTCAGGATTTTCTTCTTTTAGTGCAGTATAATAGAAAACCTCAGCATCGTATGTAACGTTGGCTACTCCACATTTATGATCTATTAAATTTTGAAGAGTTTTTGAACCTTTATACATTTCAAGTTGAAATTTGTCTGGATCTAGAAATTTTAAACCCATAGGTGCAGCGTTAGGCTTTTTATTCAAGTCATATGTGGATACTATTACTTCGTATATGCATCTATTTACTAAGTTTAAGTAGTCTATCTGCAATTCCATTAATATCCATTATGCTTTTAGTTAGAATAGTAAATTTTGTAATAGCTAATACTAAAGGGATAACAAATCTGTAAATTCTATGGTGTAAATATCACTTTTTAAGGTTTGACAAAAGTTTTAAATATGCAACTGAAGGGCCGACCAAAAACATTCTTCCTTTGCTTTAATCTGATATAGCGCGCGCGCTGATCTCCATCGAATAACCTTTTGATTGGATTCAGATTTATTTGGTTTTTTTGTTTCTCTTTGCTTGAGACAATTTCTCGAACCTACCTTATATCATGATCTAGCACATATTTGGTGTTAGCTCTTAGGTCTTGACAACAATG from Candidatus Bathyarchaeota archaeon encodes the following:
- a CDS encoding DUF447 family protein produces the protein MQIDYLNLVNRCIYEVIVSTYDLNKKPNAAPMGLKFLDPDKFQLEMYKGSKTLQNLIDHKCGVANVTYDAEVFYYTALKEENPERMLSKITFQKSHKVQAPLIREANFNLEFLVEVIEETKTKTIFKCRIIHIEKNDVKSIPYTRALFATIESIIHTTRIKVFVAEREYEKADELLALVKHYENLIKRVSSNSIYSKIMQDLINQCEKWRKNSASIS